GTGTGCCGGGGTGACCAGCCAACAGGTGATCGACGCCGTCAAGGACGGCGCATCGACCACCAGGCAGGTCGGTGAGCGCACCGGTGCGGGCACGGTGTGCGGACGCTGCAAGAGCAACATTCGGGCGCTGATCGCCGCGACCTTGCAGCAATCTGCGCGACGATGACCTGAGTCATCCAGCGCGGGTACCGGCGTCGAGGCGATACTGTCTTGGCCGTGGCGGACAAGTCAGACAAGATGACGGCGCGTGAAGCCAAGCGCCTGCAGACGCGCGAGCGCCTGCTGGGTGCGGCGACGGCCGAGTTCAAGCGGACCGGGATGGCGCAGGCCGACGTCGGCGCCATCGTGGCCGCCGCCGGCGTCGCGCACGGCACGTTCTTCTTCCACTTCCCCACCAAGGAGCATGTGCTGCTAGAACTCGAAATGCGTGAAGAGGACCGGATGGCAAAGCAGTTCGGCCGGTTCCTGGACAAGGGGCATGACCTGGAATCCGCCTTGACCGAGGCGGTGCGACTGGTGTTGGGGCTGGAACGCCGCCTCGGTGAGCTGTTGTTCAAAGATTTCCTGGCGTTGCACTTCTCCCAGACCCGCCCGGCCGCCGAGGACGTTAGTGATCACTCACTGGTCCTGCTGTTGGGCAAGCGCATCGAGCAGGCCCAGTCGGCGGGGGAGGTGGATCCGGAGGTCCGGCCGTTCAACAGTGCGGTGTTCTTCTTGCTCGGCCTCTACGCCCTGGCGATCACCACCAACGATCTGATGCGTCACGAGTTGCTCGAAGATTTGGTGAAACGCACCATGCACAGCATGGCTGTGATCGCCTGATCAATCCTTGTCGCCGGCGGCATTGAATGACTAAAGTCAGTAAGCGTGTCTGGTGCACTGTCGGTTGACGAGCATATGGAAGCGTCGCGCCTGGCCCAGCGGCAGGCGGACAGATGGCTGATCAGCGGAAGCATCCTGATTGGCACTGCGGCGCTGGGCATTTTCGGCCTGCCGTTGTTCCTCCGGGGTGTGTGGCTGCTCCGGCAGGCGCAGCAGAACGGAATGTCGGTGCGGCCGATGTTGGTGACCCTGCTGGGATACCTGGTCATCGTCGACGCGGCGATCAACACCGTGGGGTGGGCCCTCGACCTGATCGGTAGTCACACGTTGCTGGCGCGTGTGCTGCTCAGCGGCTGGGGCCACATGTTCGACGCCGGATACTTCTGGCATTTCAACGAACTCTGGGTTGGCGGCGCTGCCGGCCCAGGCGAAAAGGCCATGGAAGC
This is a stretch of genomic DNA from Mycolicibacter terrae. It encodes these proteins:
- a CDS encoding (2Fe-2S)-binding protein is translated as MYVCLCAGVTSQQVIDAVKDGASTTRQVGERTGAGTVCGRCKSNIRALIAATLQQSARR
- a CDS encoding TetR/AcrR family transcriptional regulator, which codes for MTAREAKRLQTRERLLGAATAEFKRTGMAQADVGAIVAAAGVAHGTFFFHFPTKEHVLLELEMREEDRMAKQFGRFLDKGHDLESALTEAVRLVLGLERRLGELLFKDFLALHFSQTRPAAEDVSDHSLVLLLGKRIEQAQSAGEVDPEVRPFNSAVFFLLGLYALAITTNDLMRHELLEDLVKRTMHSMAVIA